The following coding sequences lie in one Rutidosis leptorrhynchoides isolate AG116_Rl617_1_P2 chromosome 4, CSIRO_AGI_Rlap_v1, whole genome shotgun sequence genomic window:
- the LOC139844082 gene encoding protein argonaute MEL1-like has protein sequence MSGRGGGRSGPNSGGRGRGRGRQQSSQPPSQPAGGRGNAGRSGPSGSAPLVSQSARKFENLSIGSSAPVPAAARVTQQPSMPKPGTPAVVTQQQVAETPPPPQAVPLIPSSSKHLSTPARPGTGTLGRKCVIKANHFLVDLGDKDPYQYDVTIVPEVTSKVKCREIMKFLIQSYSASHLGSMLLAFDGKKSAFAAGPLPFDSKEFAVKYTEPNGREKEFQVTIKFAAKKDLHHLKQFLDGRQRDIPQETIQALDVVLRESALNGREMVGRSLFSMEFGKGVLGDGVEYWKGFYQSLRPTQMGLSLNIDMSARAFYEPILVSDFVGEFLKKDISRPLSDQERIKVKRALRVVRVEVRRENYMRRYKVQGITPQPVNQLTFVDETGATKTVVQYFREKYNINLRFPNLPAIQAGNDAKPTYLPMEVCWLPSGQRYPLKLNEKQVTNLLRATCQRPKDREESIMKTLQSNEYNKDRLVNKDFGMRVREQLTSIDARVLPPPPLRYHESGRSSEVNPSVGQWNMIDLKVVNGGTVNYWTIINFSRQNENNVGRFCHGLVSMCQSKGIVFNPQPLIPMSYASPNNIERALVDLQSRCNQQLAKVAPGNQLQMLFVILPEAKGSYERIKRVLETELGIVSQCCKPQHVMKLSNQYFENVSLKINVKVGGRNTVLSAAISNRLPYVTDRPTIIFGADVTHPQPGEDSSASIAAVVASMDWPQVTKYKALVSAQPHRQEIIQDLYTTSTDSKRGIIHGGLIRELLISFRKSTGHKPHRIIFYRDGVSEGQFNEVLLNEMDKIRKACVSLEENYMPPVTFIVVQKRHHTRFFPARHMDRGTTDRSGNILPGTVVDTKICHPTEFDFYLCSHAGIQGTSRPTHYHVLYDENKFTADGLQMLTNNLCYTYARCTRSVSIVPPAYYAHLAAFRARYYVAAGDLSDSDSRGQRATRDRVSEVNPLPVIHDNVKSVMFFC, from the exons ATGTCAGGCAGAGGCGGTGGACGCAGTGGTCCGAACAGCGGTGGCCGTGGACGAGGTCGCGGCAGACAACAGTCTTCACAACCGCCGTCTCAACCGGCCGGCGGTAGAGGAAATGCCGGACGATCTGGTCCTTCTGGTTCTGCTCCGTTGGTTTCTCAATCGGCAAGAAAGTTTGAAAACTTATCGATCGGTTCGTCGGCGCCGGTACCGGCGGCTGCTAGGGTTACACAACAACCGTCAATGCCGAAACCGGGGACTCCGGCGGTGGTTACGCAGCAGCAGGTGGCGGAGACACCGCCGCCTCCTCAGGCAGTGCCGTTGATTCCATCATCGTCGAAACATCTGAGTACGCCGGCGAGGCCTGGAACCGGAACGCTCGGTAGAAAATGTGTTATTAAGGCTAATCACTTTCTAGTTGATCTCGGAGACAAGGATCCTTATCAATATGAT GTGACGATTGTTCCTGAAGTCACTTCAAAGGTTAAGTGTAGAGAGATCATGAAGTTTCTTATTCAGTCATATAGTGCTTCACACTTGGGAAGTATGTTGTTGGCATTTGATGGGAAGAAAAGCGCATTTGCTGCTGGGCCCTTGCCTTTTGATTCGAAAGAGTTTGCTGTCAAGTACACTGAGCCGAATGG GAGAGAGAAGGAATTTCAGGTCACTATTAAGTTTGCAGCAAAAAAGGATCTTCATCATTTGAAGCAGTTTTTGGATGGTAGACAACGGGATATACCACAAGAGACTATTCAAGCTCTTGATGTGGTTTTACGAGAGTCAGCTTTGAACGG TCGTGAAATGGTTGGGAGGTCACTATTTAGCATGGAATTTGGCAAAGGTGTGCTTGGTGATGGAGTAGAGTATTGGAAAGGATTTTATCAGAGTTTACGACCCACACAGATGGGACTGTCACTCAACATTG ATATGTCTGCTAGGGCGTTTTATGAACCAATATTGGTGTCTGATTTTGTGGGAGAATTTCTTAAGAAAGATATATCAAGACCACTTTCAGATCAAGAACGTATCAAG GTAAAGAGAGCCCTCAGAGTTGTTAGGGTGGAGGTTCGGCGAGAGAATTACATGAGGCGTTACAAGGTTCAAGGGATAACACCTCAACCTGTTAACCAATTAAC ctttgttgatgaaactggagCCACCAAAACTGTTGTACAGTATTTTCGCGAGAAGTACAACATTAACCTTCGCTTCCCAAATCTTCCGGCTATTCAAGCGGGCAATGATGCAAAACCTACCTATTTGCCAATGGAG GTTTGTTGGCTTCCCAGTGGCCAACGATATCCTCTAAAGCTGAATGAAAAACAAGTTACTAATCTTCTAAGAGCAACCTGCCAGCGACCGAAGGACAGAGAGGAAAGTATTATGAAG ACTCTGCAGAGCAATGAATACAATAAGGATAGGCTTGTAAACAAAGATTTTGGAATGCGAGTAAGGGAACAGCTCACTTCTATTGATGCTCGAGTTCTGCCACCTCCACCC CTTAGGTATCATGAGTCAGGCCGTTCGTCTGAGGTCAATCCATCTGTGGGTCAGTGGAATATGATTGATCTG AAAGTGGTCAATGGTGGTACTGTGAATTATTGGACAATAATCAACTTTTCAAGGCAGAATGAAAATAATGTTGGGCGATTTTGTCATGGACTTGTATCAATGTGTCAGAGTAAAGGAATA GTGTTCAATCCCCAACCGTTGATTCCAATGAGTTATGCCTCACCTAACAATATTGAGAGAGCACTTGTGGATCTTCAGTCTCGATGTAACCAACAACTAGCAAAGGTTGCCCCCGGGAATCAACTTCAGATGCTTTTTGTAATCCTTCCTGAAGCTAAAGGATCATATG AAAGGATCAAACGGGTGTTGGAGACAGAGTTGGGTATTGTGTCTCAGTGCTGTAAGCCACAACATGTCATGAagcttagcaatcagtattttgaaaatgttTCTCTCAAGATTAATGTGAAG gtGGGCGGGAGGAATACTGTCTTATCTGCAGCGATTAGCAACAGGCTTCCTTATGTAACCGATCGCCCAACTATTATATTTGGAGCTGATGTCACTCATCCCCAACCAGGAGAGGATTCTAGTGCTTCCATAGCTGCT GTGGTTGCGTCCATGGATTGGCCTCAAGTCACAAAATACAAAGCGTTGGTGTCTGCCCAACCACATAGGCAGGAGATCATTCAGGATTTGTACACAACCTCTACAGACTCGAAAAGGGGCATAATTCATGGAGGCTTGATCAG GGAACTTTTGATTTCTTTCAGGAAGTCAACTGGGCATAAACCCCACCGAATCATATTTTACAG GGATGGCGTTAGTGAAGGCCAGTTCAATGAGGTGCTGTTAAATGAGATGGATAAAATACGAAAg GCTTGTGTATCATTGGAAGAGAACTACATGCCTCCTGTAACATTTATTGTAGTTCAAAAGAGGCACCACACTCGTTTCTTCCCCGCAAGGCATATGGATAGGGGTACTACTGACAGGAGTGGAAATATACTTCCAG GGACCGTTGTTGACACAAAGATATGCCACCCTACTGAATTTGATTTTTACTTATGTAGCCATGCTGGTATTCAG GGAACTAGTCGGCCCACACATTATCATGTTTTGTATGATGAGAACAAATTCACTGCTGACGGTTTACAAATGCTCACCAACAATCTGTGCTACAC GTATGCAAGGTGTACGCGATCTGTCTCAATAG TTCCTCCAGCATACTATGCGCATTTGGCTGCATTCCGTGCTCGTTACTACGTGGCAGCAGGAGATTTGTCTGATAGTGATTCACGTGGGCAGCGAGCAACTAGGGACCGGGTCAGTGAGGTTAATCCACTTCCAGTCATTCACGATAATGTGAAGAGTGTGATGTTCTTCTGCTGA